Proteins from one Monodelphis domestica isolate mMonDom1 chromosome 6, mMonDom1.pri, whole genome shotgun sequence genomic window:
- the TMEM86A gene encoding lysoplasmalogenase-like protein TMEM86A, protein MREPRAPAARAVLSLTLLQAYVVPLLPGSVSRRGQGRSRSRGQARAQPQPALGVVAPSGPAAAANMVSPVTVVKSEGPKLVPFFKATCIYFVLWLPSSNPSWFSALIKCLPIFCLWLFLLAHGFGFLLANPSATRIFAGLVFSSVGDAFLIWQDQGYFVHGLLMFAVTHVLYASAFGMQPLALRKGLVMAVLSGLCYALLYPHLSGPYIYLVGVYVALIGFMGWRAVAGLRLVGAHWRWTELAAGSGALFFIISDLTIAINKFCFPVPYSRAIIMATYYAAQMLIALSVVESRDLAGDLGMSKVD, encoded by the exons ATGAGAGAACCCCGAGCCCCGGCGGCGCGGGCTGTATTGTCCCTCACGTTGCTTCAGGCTTACGTTGTTCCCTTGTTACCTGGCTCCGTGTCACGTCGGGGTCAGGGCCGGAGCCGGAGTCGAGGCCAGGCCAGGGCGCAGCCGCAGCCAGCATTGGGGGTCGTTGCCCCCTCAGGGCCTGCAGCCGCTGCCAACATGGTGTCCCCGGTCACCGTG GTCAAGAGCGAAGGGCCCAAACTTGTCCCTTTCTTCAAGGCCACTTGCATCTACTTTGTGCTGTGGCTGCCATCCTCCAACCCCTCCTGGTTCAGCGCTCTCATCAAATGCTTGCCTATCTTCTGCCTCTGGCTGTTCCTGCTGGCCCACGGATTTGGCTTCCTGCTCGCCAACCCCAGCGCCACCCGAATCTTCGCAGGGCTCGTCTTCTCTTCAGTGGGTGATGCCTTCCTCATCTGGCAGGACCAGGGCTACTTCGTGCATG GACTGCTGATGTTTGCAGTGACCCACGTACTGTATGCTTCAGCCTTTGGCATGCAGCCCCTGGCCCTGCGGAAAGGCCTAGTGATGGCAGTGCTCTCCGGACTCTGCTATGCCCTCCTCTACCCCCATCTGTCGGGCCCTTACATCTATCTAGTGGGAGTCTACGTGGCCCTCATTGGCTTCATGGGCTGGAGGGCCGTGGCAGGCCTGCGACTGGTCGGGGCACACTGGCGCTGGACAGAGCTGGCTGCAGGCAGTGGAGCCCTTTTCTTCATCATCTCTGACTTGACCATTGCCATCAACAAGTTCTGCTTCCCCGTCCCCTACTCCCGAGCCATCATCATGGCCACGTATTACGCTGCCCAGATGCTCATTGCACTCTCTGTTGTAGAGAGCCGAGACCTGGCTGGGGACTTGGGAATGAGCAAGGTGGACTGA